A window of Phyllopteryx taeniolatus isolate TA_2022b chromosome 19, UOR_Ptae_1.2, whole genome shotgun sequence contains these coding sequences:
- the LOC133469039 gene encoding histone H5: MAETSASPAKAKKAPKPKKPASHPKYSDMIQEAIAHDASRSGASRQSIQKFVRKTYKVGDNADVQIKMALKRLVASGMLRNTRGIGASGSFRVAKPDADAKKSTKKPAAAKTKKPAAAKPAAKSPKKAPKPRKVSKPSVKPKKAAAKKTKAVKPSKKASPAKVKKATAAQKKSKPKAVKPKAKVAKRPVKPKAKPAKKATKAAKKK; this comes from the coding sequence ATGGCAGAGACATCGGCATCTCCAGCGAAAGCCAAGAAAGCGCCCAAGCCCAAGAAGCCCGCATCTCACCCCAAATACTCGGACATGATCCAAGAGGCCATCGCGCACGACGCCAGCCGGAGCGGAGCGTCCCGTCAGTCCATCCAGAAGTTCGTCCGGAAGACCTACAAGGTGGGCGACAACGCCGACGTCCAGATTAAGATGGCCCTCAAGCGGCTGGTGGCGTCCGGGATGCTGCGCAACACCAGAGGCATCGGCGCGTCCGGATCCTTCCGAGTCGCCAAGCCCGACGCCGACGCCAAAAAGTCCACCAAGAAACCGGCCGCCGCCAAGACCAAGAAGCCGGCCGCCGCCAAGCCGGCCGCCAAGTCGCCCAAGAAGGCGCCCAAGCCCAGGAAGGTGAGCAAGCCGTCGGTGAAGCCCAAGAAAGCGGCCGCCAAGAAGACCAAGGCGGTCAAGCCGTCCAAGAAGGCCTCGCCGGCCAAAGTCAAGAAGGCGACGGCGGCGCAGAAGAAGAGCAAGCCCAAGGCCGTCAAGCCGAAAGCCAAAGTGGCCAAGAGGCCAGTCAAGCCCAAGGCCAAGCCCGCAAAGAAGGCCACCAAAGCGGCCAAAAAGAAGTGA
- the rhot2 gene encoding mitochondrial Rho GTPase 2 isoform X2, which yields MKQDVSILLLGEPMVGKTSLIMSLVGEEFPEEVPSRAEEITIPADVTPEKVPTHIVDYSEKEQSDETLRGEILKANVVCLVYDVTNEDSIEKIKTKWIPLVNGDAEKGNKVPIILVGNKSDLRSGSSMETILPIMNQFSEIETCVECSARNLKNISELFYYAQKAVLHPTAPLYDPEDKQLKPLCVKALSRIFYISDQDNDHVLSDAELNCFQKCCFGNPLAPEALEDVKTVVWKNTSDGVQDNGLTLNGFLFLNTLFIQRGRHETTWTILRKFGYDDNLELNDDYLYPALRVPAGCTTELNHLGHQFLQRLFDKYDEDKDSALSPAELKNLFCACPYMPWGADVYMTVPTTTEGYISNHGFHCQWRLSAYLDIHRCLEYLGYLGYPILTEQESQTAAVTVTRERDADLEKRQTQRSVFLCKVIGQRGTGKTTFLQAFVGRNTVNNASGSSAFSPFAINAVQISNQEKSLILNEVDVEADFLKASDSHCDVACLMYDASDPHSFDYCASIYKQHYMESDIPCVLVASKQDLPEVKQFHGVTPAEFCSKHRLPQPLPFSYTFPDSSTKNIYTRLAWAAVYPHLNGSEMSNTSFWLRVALGSAVVAVVGFALYRVAVRLK from the exons ATGAAGCAAGACGTGAGCATACTTTTGTTGGGGGAAC CCATGGTGGGGAAGACTTCCCTCATCATGTCCCTGGTTGGAGAGGAGTTCCCCGAGGAG GTTCCGTCTCGAGCTGAAGAAATCACCATCCCTGCTGATGTCACTCCAGAGAAAGTGCCCACACACATCGTTGACTACTCAG AAAAAGAGCAGAGTGATGAGACCCTTAGAGGAGAGATCCTCAAG GCCAACGTGGTGTGTTTAGTCTATGATGTCACCAACGAGGACTCAATAGAAAAG ATCAAGACAAAATGGATACCTTTAGTAAATGGCGATGCAGAGAAAGGAAACAA AGTTCCAATCATCCTCGTGGGGAACAAGTCGGATCTGCGCTCGGGTAGCTCCATGGAAACCATTCTCCCCATCATGAACCAGTTTTCTGAGATTGAGACGTGTGTCGAG TGTTCTGCAAGGAATCTCAAAAACATATCAGAGCTGTTCTACTACGCACAGAAGGCAGTCCTCCACCCCACCGCCCCTCTGTATGACCCCGAGGACAAACAG CTCAAACCTCTGTGTGTCAAAGCGCTCAGTAGAATCTTTTACATCTCCGACCAGGACAACGACCACGTCCTCAGTGACGCTGAGCTCAACTGTTTTCAA AAATGTTGTTTTGGAAATCCGCTGGCGCCAGAGGCCTTAGAAGATGTAAAGACGGTTGTTTGGAAAAATACGAGTGATGGAGTGCAGGACAATGGCCTGACTTTAAATG GTTTCTTGTTCCTTAATACATTATTCATCCAGCGTGGCCGACATGAAACCACATGGACAATCCTCAGGAAGTTTGGTTACGACGACAACCTCGAACTGAATGATGATTACCTTTACCCCGC CCTACGGGTTCCTGCAGGGTGTACCACTGAACTCAATCATTTGGGTCACCAGTTCCTCCAGCGGCTGTTTGATAAGTATGATGAA GATAAGGACTCTGCGCTGTCACCAGCAGAGCTGAAGAATCTGTTCTGTGCTTGTCCTTACATGCCGTGGGGCGCCGACGTCTACATGACCGTCCCGACAACCACCGAGGGTTACATCTCTAATCACGGCTTCCACTGTCAGTGGAG GCTGTCTGCTTATCTCGACATCCACCGTTGCCTGGAGTACCTGGGATACCTCGGCTATCCTATCCTCACGGAGCAGGAGTCGCAGACGGCTGCAGTCACAG taacgagagagagagacgcgGACCTGGAGAAGCGCCAAACGCAGCGTTCAGTGTTTCTGTGCAAGGTGATCGGGCAGCGGGGGACGGGCAAAACGACCTTTCTCCAGGCCTTCGTAGGCCGCAACACTGTG AACAACGCGAGCGGCAGCAGTGCCTTCTCCCCCTTCGCCATAAACGCGGTCCAAATCAGCAATCAAGAGAAGTCCCTTATC CTCAACGAAGTGGATGTGGAGGCGGACTTCCTGAAGGCGTCGGACTCCCACTGCGACGTCGCTTGTCTCATGTATGACGCCAGTGACCCACATTCCTTTGACTACTGCGCCAGCATATACAAG CAACACTACATGGAGAGTGACATCCCATGTGTGCTGGTGGCCTCCAAGCAAGACCTCCCCGAAGTCAAGCAATTCCACGGCGTGACGCCAGCTGAGTTCTGCTCCAAACACAGACTGCCTCAACCGCTGCCTTTCTCCTACACGTTTCCCGACTCCAGCACCAAGAACATCTACACCAGACTTGCCTGGGCTGCTGTGTACCC GCACCTGAATGGTTCAGAGATGAGCAACACTTCATTCTGGCTGAGAGTGGCATTGGGCTCAGCTGTGGTTGCAGTTGTGGGTTTTGCTCTTTACAGAGTGGCTGTCAGACTGAAATGA
- the rhot2 gene encoding mitochondrial Rho GTPase 2 isoform X1, with product MKDECPRSTAPDVAGLRTGRQHEARPMVGKTSLIMSLVGEEFPEEVPSRAEEITIPADVTPEKVPTHIVDYSEKEQSDETLRGEILKANVVCLVYDVTNEDSIEKIKTKWIPLVNGDAEKGNKVPIILVGNKSDLRSGSSMETILPIMNQFSEIETCVECSARNLKNISELFYYAQKAVLHPTAPLYDPEDKQLKPLCVKALSRIFYISDQDNDHVLSDAELNCFQKCCFGNPLAPEALEDVKTVVWKNTSDGVQDNGLTLNGFLFLNTLFIQRGRHETTWTILRKFGYDDNLELNDDYLYPALRVPAGCTTELNHLGHQFLQRLFDKYDEDKDSALSPAELKNLFCACPYMPWGADVYMTVPTTTEGYISNHGFHCQWRLSAYLDIHRCLEYLGYLGYPILTEQESQTAAVTVTRERDADLEKRQTQRSVFLCKVIGQRGTGKTTFLQAFVGRNTVNNASGSSAFSPFAINAVQISNQEKSLILNEVDVEADFLKASDSHCDVACLMYDASDPHSFDYCASIYKQHYMESDIPCVLVASKQDLPEVKQFHGVTPAEFCSKHRLPQPLPFSYTFPDSSTKNIYTRLAWAAVYPHLNGSEMSNTSFWLRVALGSAVVAVVGFALYRVAVRLK from the exons ATGAAAGACGAATGTCCCCGTAGCACAGCGCCGGACGTGGCTGGTCTTCGAACGGGAAGGCAACATGAAGCAAGAC CCATGGTGGGGAAGACTTCCCTCATCATGTCCCTGGTTGGAGAGGAGTTCCCCGAGGAG GTTCCGTCTCGAGCTGAAGAAATCACCATCCCTGCTGATGTCACTCCAGAGAAAGTGCCCACACACATCGTTGACTACTCAG AAAAAGAGCAGAGTGATGAGACCCTTAGAGGAGAGATCCTCAAG GCCAACGTGGTGTGTTTAGTCTATGATGTCACCAACGAGGACTCAATAGAAAAG ATCAAGACAAAATGGATACCTTTAGTAAATGGCGATGCAGAGAAAGGAAACAA AGTTCCAATCATCCTCGTGGGGAACAAGTCGGATCTGCGCTCGGGTAGCTCCATGGAAACCATTCTCCCCATCATGAACCAGTTTTCTGAGATTGAGACGTGTGTCGAG TGTTCTGCAAGGAATCTCAAAAACATATCAGAGCTGTTCTACTACGCACAGAAGGCAGTCCTCCACCCCACCGCCCCTCTGTATGACCCCGAGGACAAACAG CTCAAACCTCTGTGTGTCAAAGCGCTCAGTAGAATCTTTTACATCTCCGACCAGGACAACGACCACGTCCTCAGTGACGCTGAGCTCAACTGTTTTCAA AAATGTTGTTTTGGAAATCCGCTGGCGCCAGAGGCCTTAGAAGATGTAAAGACGGTTGTTTGGAAAAATACGAGTGATGGAGTGCAGGACAATGGCCTGACTTTAAATG GTTTCTTGTTCCTTAATACATTATTCATCCAGCGTGGCCGACATGAAACCACATGGACAATCCTCAGGAAGTTTGGTTACGACGACAACCTCGAACTGAATGATGATTACCTTTACCCCGC CCTACGGGTTCCTGCAGGGTGTACCACTGAACTCAATCATTTGGGTCACCAGTTCCTCCAGCGGCTGTTTGATAAGTATGATGAA GATAAGGACTCTGCGCTGTCACCAGCAGAGCTGAAGAATCTGTTCTGTGCTTGTCCTTACATGCCGTGGGGCGCCGACGTCTACATGACCGTCCCGACAACCACCGAGGGTTACATCTCTAATCACGGCTTCCACTGTCAGTGGAG GCTGTCTGCTTATCTCGACATCCACCGTTGCCTGGAGTACCTGGGATACCTCGGCTATCCTATCCTCACGGAGCAGGAGTCGCAGACGGCTGCAGTCACAG taacgagagagagagacgcgGACCTGGAGAAGCGCCAAACGCAGCGTTCAGTGTTTCTGTGCAAGGTGATCGGGCAGCGGGGGACGGGCAAAACGACCTTTCTCCAGGCCTTCGTAGGCCGCAACACTGTG AACAACGCGAGCGGCAGCAGTGCCTTCTCCCCCTTCGCCATAAACGCGGTCCAAATCAGCAATCAAGAGAAGTCCCTTATC CTCAACGAAGTGGATGTGGAGGCGGACTTCCTGAAGGCGTCGGACTCCCACTGCGACGTCGCTTGTCTCATGTATGACGCCAGTGACCCACATTCCTTTGACTACTGCGCCAGCATATACAAG CAACACTACATGGAGAGTGACATCCCATGTGTGCTGGTGGCCTCCAAGCAAGACCTCCCCGAAGTCAAGCAATTCCACGGCGTGACGCCAGCTGAGTTCTGCTCCAAACACAGACTGCCTCAACCGCTGCCTTTCTCCTACACGTTTCCCGACTCCAGCACCAAGAACATCTACACCAGACTTGCCTGGGCTGCTGTGTACCC GCACCTGAATGGTTCAGAGATGAGCAACACTTCATTCTGGCTGAGAGTGGCATTGGGCTCAGCTGTGGTTGCAGTTGTGGGTTTTGCTCTTTACAGAGTGGCTGTCAGACTGAAATGA
- the rhot2 gene encoding mitochondrial Rho GTPase 2 isoform X3 translates to METILPIMNQFSEIETCVECSARNLKNISELFYYAQKAVLHPTAPLYDPEDKQLKPLCVKALSRIFYISDQDNDHVLSDAELNCFQKCCFGNPLAPEALEDVKTVVWKNTSDGVQDNGLTLNGFLFLNTLFIQRGRHETTWTILRKFGYDDNLELNDDYLYPALRVPAGCTTELNHLGHQFLQRLFDKYDEDKDSALSPAELKNLFCACPYMPWGADVYMTVPTTTEGYISNHGFHCQWRLSAYLDIHRCLEYLGYLGYPILTEQESQTAAVTVTRERDADLEKRQTQRSVFLCKVIGQRGTGKTTFLQAFVGRNTVNNASGSSAFSPFAINAVQISNQEKSLILNEVDVEADFLKASDSHCDVACLMYDASDPHSFDYCASIYKQHYMESDIPCVLVASKQDLPEVKQFHGVTPAEFCSKHRLPQPLPFSYTFPDSSTKNIYTRLAWAAVYPHLNGSEMSNTSFWLRVALGSAVVAVVGFALYRVAVRLK, encoded by the exons ATGGAAACCATTCTCCCCATCATGAACCAGTTTTCTGAGATTGAGACGTGTGTCGAG TGTTCTGCAAGGAATCTCAAAAACATATCAGAGCTGTTCTACTACGCACAGAAGGCAGTCCTCCACCCCACCGCCCCTCTGTATGACCCCGAGGACAAACAG CTCAAACCTCTGTGTGTCAAAGCGCTCAGTAGAATCTTTTACATCTCCGACCAGGACAACGACCACGTCCTCAGTGACGCTGAGCTCAACTGTTTTCAA AAATGTTGTTTTGGAAATCCGCTGGCGCCAGAGGCCTTAGAAGATGTAAAGACGGTTGTTTGGAAAAATACGAGTGATGGAGTGCAGGACAATGGCCTGACTTTAAATG GTTTCTTGTTCCTTAATACATTATTCATCCAGCGTGGCCGACATGAAACCACATGGACAATCCTCAGGAAGTTTGGTTACGACGACAACCTCGAACTGAATGATGATTACCTTTACCCCGC CCTACGGGTTCCTGCAGGGTGTACCACTGAACTCAATCATTTGGGTCACCAGTTCCTCCAGCGGCTGTTTGATAAGTATGATGAA GATAAGGACTCTGCGCTGTCACCAGCAGAGCTGAAGAATCTGTTCTGTGCTTGTCCTTACATGCCGTGGGGCGCCGACGTCTACATGACCGTCCCGACAACCACCGAGGGTTACATCTCTAATCACGGCTTCCACTGTCAGTGGAG GCTGTCTGCTTATCTCGACATCCACCGTTGCCTGGAGTACCTGGGATACCTCGGCTATCCTATCCTCACGGAGCAGGAGTCGCAGACGGCTGCAGTCACAG taacgagagagagagacgcgGACCTGGAGAAGCGCCAAACGCAGCGTTCAGTGTTTCTGTGCAAGGTGATCGGGCAGCGGGGGACGGGCAAAACGACCTTTCTCCAGGCCTTCGTAGGCCGCAACACTGTG AACAACGCGAGCGGCAGCAGTGCCTTCTCCCCCTTCGCCATAAACGCGGTCCAAATCAGCAATCAAGAGAAGTCCCTTATC CTCAACGAAGTGGATGTGGAGGCGGACTTCCTGAAGGCGTCGGACTCCCACTGCGACGTCGCTTGTCTCATGTATGACGCCAGTGACCCACATTCCTTTGACTACTGCGCCAGCATATACAAG CAACACTACATGGAGAGTGACATCCCATGTGTGCTGGTGGCCTCCAAGCAAGACCTCCCCGAAGTCAAGCAATTCCACGGCGTGACGCCAGCTGAGTTCTGCTCCAAACACAGACTGCCTCAACCGCTGCCTTTCTCCTACACGTTTCCCGACTCCAGCACCAAGAACATCTACACCAGACTTGCCTGGGCTGCTGTGTACCC GCACCTGAATGGTTCAGAGATGAGCAACACTTCATTCTGGCTGAGAGTGGCATTGGGCTCAGCTGTGGTTGCAGTTGTGGGTTTTGCTCTTTACAGAGTGGCTGTCAGACTGAAATGA